In Triticum urartu cultivar G1812 chromosome 6, Tu2.1, whole genome shotgun sequence, the following proteins share a genomic window:
- the LOC125515841 gene encoding AP2-like ethylene-responsive transcription factor At1g79700, whose protein sequence is MAKQRRSGAGAGNVASNAVRPKPERTRRSVPRGRPSQRTSSYRGVTRHRWTGRFEAHLWDKNTWTEPQRKKKGRQVYLGAYGGEEAAARAYDLAALKYWGRGTVLNFSLSSYDQELKEMEEQSREEYIGSLRRKSTGFSRGVSKYRGVARHHHNGKWEARIGRVFGNKYLYLGTYVTQEEATMAYDIAAIEHCGLNAVINFDVSRYIKWHHRCHADDAGGLNTPRCVNDRLQPPQTSPTSHAASALGPLLKAPRLKEMMERVAASQISTNSLSSSSCPPSAPPPTTQRRETKPRNSSMRCSFPDDVQTYFGCGDEEGMSGLAEVDTFLFGDLGVCAELGL, encoded by the exons ATGGCCAAGCAACGACGGAGCGGCGCCGGCGCCGGTAACGTCGCCTCTAACGCCGTCCGGCCGAAGCCGGAGCGGACGCGGAGGAGCGTGCCGCGGGGGCGCCCCTCCCAGCGCACATCCTCGTATCGCGGCGTCACACG GCACCGGTGGACGGGGCGGTTCGAGGCGCACCTGTGGGACAAGAACACCTGGACCGAGCCgcagaggaagaagaaagggagGCAAGTTTATCTCG GGGCGtacggcggcgaggaggcggcggcgcgcgcctACGACCTGGCGGCGCTCAAGTACTGGGGCCGCGGCACCGTCCTCAACTTCTCG CTGTCTAGCTACGACCAAGAGTTGAAGGAAATGGAGGAGCAGTCCAGGGAGGAGTACATCGGCTCGCTCCGGAG GAAAAGCACTGGCTTCTCAAGAGGGGTGTCCAAATACAGAGGCGTCGCAAG GCATCACCACAACGGCAAATGGGAGGCTAGGATTGGGCGTGTGTTTGGCAACAAGTATCTCTACCTAGGCACCTATG TGACGCAGGAGGAGGCAACCATGGCGTACGACATCGCCGCCATCGAGCACTGCGGCCTCAATGCTGTCATCAACTTCGACGTCAGTCGCTACATCAAGTGGCACCACCGTTGCCACGCTGACGACGCGGGCGGTCTCAACACCCCTCGCTGTGTCAATGATCGGTTGCAACCGCCCCAGACGAGTCCAACGTCTCATGCGGCGTCGGCGCTCGGCCCGCTGCTGAAAGCGCCCAGGTTGAAGGAGATGATGGAGCGGGTGGCAGCCTCCCAGATCAGCACCAACTCGCTGTCTTCGTCGTCGTGTCCCCCCTCAGCGCCACCACCGACGACACAGCGGCGGGAGACGAAGCCTAGAAATTCGTCAATGCGGTGTAGCTTCCCGGACGATGTGCAGACATATTTCGGGTGCGGCGATGAAGAGGGTATGAGCGGTTTGGCGGAGGTTGACACGTTCTTATTTGGGGACCTGGGCGTGTGCGCTGAGCTGGGCCTTTGA